From one Candidatus Methanoplasma termitum genomic stretch:
- a CDS encoding ABC transporter permease, producing the protein MPLFKWINDKSNNEKVRKAWFTLAVLILVIIIIIPAIFVVFDLFAKWGLVENILGDSRMTTIISGSLLNAFSIAGIVTIIDIIVGIPMAWIMVRKQFKGKRYLDTLMDMPLVFPTAVLGISVVMFWGAPHGIDIPGLGIVMSPFIMIILLHIVFSFPYMVRSLSAILEQIEPNYEIAAMTLSASRFTAVRTITLPLFRTGLLTGTILCFARSLSETGGTYMAVQMMGYNSLKGSFLDGPTFFTGPAFIAYVKDFANPNKVSELIPHDTMIGSLILISALMIVLALMMLLVVRILVMKFKIPTKRVWPKFGRTLSRGSVPKLKDAFSIAFLAVIVLLPTFYIFTYVTQPMAQIDYGKLLYSIGISFLIAGVAVVFDVIFGTPIALYIARKRNALFGKILDTLVNVPLIIPTAALGFSLSLFWGSMYAGGALSLVMVILGHISFTFPLMVRNIVGAVEEIDPAYEEVALTLGAKPFQTFTRVLVPIIKSSIIAGAVLAFTRSLGETGATQSITSSVKTVPIYIMDLVGKHHYTEAAFCSIILIAICFIFIMGVRIVISRGGRRA; encoded by the coding sequence ATGCCTCTGTTCAAATGGATAAACGACAAATCAAATAACGAAAAAGTAAGAAAGGCATGGTTCACCCTTGCAGTTCTGATTCTTGTAATAATCATCATTATTCCTGCGATATTCGTCGTTTTTGACCTGTTTGCAAAGTGGGGACTTGTCGAGAACATACTCGGCGATTCGAGGATGACGACCATCATCAGCGGGTCGCTGCTGAATGCATTCAGCATCGCAGGGATAGTAACAATCATCGATATCATCGTGGGCATTCCGATGGCCTGGATAATGGTAAGGAAACAGTTCAAAGGGAAAAGATATCTCGATACTCTGATGGATATGCCGCTGGTGTTCCCGACTGCGGTCTTGGGCATTTCAGTAGTGATGTTCTGGGGGGCCCCGCACGGCATCGACATACCCGGACTGGGCATTGTAATGTCCCCATTTATCATGATAATCCTTCTGCACATAGTGTTCTCATTCCCGTATATGGTAAGGTCCCTGTCCGCAATTTTGGAGCAGATCGAGCCGAACTATGAGATAGCGGCAATGACCCTTTCCGCATCAAGATTCACGGCGGTAAGAACAATAACCCTGCCGCTTTTCCGCACCGGTCTGCTGACCGGTACGATCCTCTGTTTTGCCAGGTCCCTCTCCGAGACAGGAGGTACCTACATGGCAGTGCAGATGATGGGATACAACTCTCTCAAGGGTTCATTCCTAGACGGGCCCACATTCTTCACAGGACCTGCTTTCATTGCATATGTGAAGGACTTTGCAAATCCAAATAAGGTATCGGAGCTGATCCCCCACGACACCATGATTGGATCCCTGATCCTTATCAGCGCTCTGATGATCGTCCTTGCGCTGATGATGCTGTTGGTAGTAAGAATTCTGGTCATGAAATTCAAGATACCCACAAAAAGAGTATGGCCAAAATTCGGGAGGACGCTCAGCAGGGGGTCGGTACCTAAGCTGAAGGATGCTTTCTCGATCGCCTTCCTTGCGGTAATCGTCCTTCTTCCGACATTCTATATTTTCACATATGTAACGCAGCCTATGGCGCAAATTGACTATGGTAAGCTGCTGTATTCGATAGGCATATCCTTCCTTATAGCGGGAGTTGCAGTTGTTTTTGATGTCATTTTCGGCACCCCCATTGCTCTGTATATTGCAAGGAAACGGAACGCGTTATTCGGAAAGATACTTGATACACTAGTAAACGTCCCTCTGATAATCCCGACAGCAGCACTCGGCTTCTCACTATCTCTCTTTTGGGGCAGTATGTATGCCGGAGGCGCTCTGAGCCTAGTAATGGTCATACTTGGACACATTTCTTTCACATTCCCGCTCATGGTCAGGAATATTGTGGGTGCCGTCGAAGAAATCGACCCCGCATACGAAGAAGTGGCATTGACGCTCGGAGCAAAACCTTTCCAGACCTTCACAAGGGTCCTAGTTCCGATAATCAAATCCTCGATAATCGCCGGAGCAGTGCTGGCATTCACAAGGAGTCTCGGCGAGACGGGTGCGACCCAATCGATAACCAGCTCGGTCAAGACGGTCCCTATTTACATAATGGACCTTGTTGGAAAACATCATTATACGGAAGCGGCATTTTGTTCGATAATCCTGATAGCGATATGTTTCATTTTTATTATGGGTGTAAGAATAGTAATCAGCAGGGGTGGCCGCCGTGCCTGA
- a CDS encoding LSM domain-containing protein, giving the protein MVMPQTLLEKSLDKRVSLLLKDGRIMEGKFVGFDEYMNMVLEETIENNTAGEEQRRLGMVVLRGNNVVSISIL; this is encoded by the coding sequence ATGGTAATGCCGCAAACTTTGCTCGAAAAATCACTGGACAAACGTGTCTCGCTCCTTCTGAAGGACGGGAGGATAATGGAAGGCAAATTCGTCGGGTTCGATGAGTATATGAACATGGTCTTGGAAGAGACCATCGAGAACAACACAGCCGGCGAAGAACAGAGACGCCTGGGCATGGTCGTACTCCGCGGGAACAATGTGGTCAGTATATCAATACTCTGA
- a CDS encoding peptidylprolyl isomerase: MVKVILHTTEGDIEIKLHDDMPITTGNFTKLAKEGFYDGTIFHRVIRNFMIQGGDPQGTGMGGPGYTIKDEFGKGHSNIRGTISMANTGRPNTGGSQFFINLVNNCYLDKEDPSTPYAHPVFGQVVKGMDVVDLIGNSPTGPNDRPKKEVKITKAEVIE, encoded by the coding sequence ATGGTAAAGGTCATACTGCACACGACAGAGGGCGACATAGAGATCAAACTGCACGACGACATGCCCATCACAACGGGCAACTTCACAAAGTTGGCCAAAGAGGGATTCTACGACGGGACAATATTTCACAGAGTGATCCGCAACTTCATGATCCAGGGCGGAGACCCCCAAGGTACGGGGATGGGCGGGCCCGGATACACGATCAAGGACGAATTCGGAAAAGGTCATTCCAACATCAGGGGTACGATCTCCATGGCTAATACGGGGAGACCGAACACTGGAGGCAGCCAGTTCTTCATCAACTTGGTCAATAACTGCTATCTTGACAAAGAGGATCCTTCCACGCCATATGCGCACCCTGTCTTCGGACAGGTAGTAAAGGGAATGGATGTTGTGGATCTCATCGGCAACTCGCCCACCGGCCCTAACGACCGCCCGAAGAAAGAAGTGAAGATAACAAAGGCCGAAGTGATCGAATAA
- a CDS encoding methanogenesis marker 8 protein, whose amino-acid sequence MADRHVIECLGMSKVIIEDEKVTVVSGPKVKFCPLFKKYRNIDEITEEVVKSNIEFRIESFGMCSERREIRMMDFLSFGISEVLSSSLKHSKIDAAVIASDGCGTVVLTDPEIVQGLGGRISGVCETTPIESVIDGVGRENVLDPDTAKMDMIAGVRKAKKTGFGTVAVTVVSMADASELRREFGDSVVIMAVHTSCMNKKDARTAFKVCDIITACASETLRAEAKTKDIIIAGNKVPIYGVSEKGKELVLMRLKETGKEPWDGKEPEVPPYPLI is encoded by the coding sequence ATGGCCGACAGACACGTGATAGAATGCTTGGGTATGTCCAAAGTGATCATAGAGGATGAAAAGGTCACTGTTGTAAGCGGACCAAAGGTCAAGTTCTGTCCGTTGTTCAAAAAATACCGAAACATCGATGAGATAACCGAAGAGGTCGTGAAGTCGAACATCGAGTTCAGGATCGAGTCGTTCGGTATGTGCTCCGAGAGAAGGGAGATAAGAATGATGGATTTCCTTTCATTCGGGATATCTGAGGTTTTGAGCTCGTCCTTGAAACACAGTAAGATCGATGCGGCAGTGATAGCATCGGATGGCTGCGGAACTGTCGTATTGACCGATCCGGAGATCGTCCAAGGCCTCGGCGGAAGGATCTCCGGAGTATGCGAGACGACCCCCATCGAAAGCGTAATTGACGGCGTAGGAAGAGAGAATGTCCTAGACCCAGACACAGCGAAGATGGATATGATCGCCGGCGTGAGGAAGGCAAAGAAGACGGGTTTCGGAACGGTCGCGGTGACCGTTGTTTCAATGGCGGATGCTTCCGAGTTGAGAAGGGAATTCGGGGATTCGGTGGTCATCATGGCGGTTCATACTTCATGCATGAACAAAAAGGATGCACGCACAGCCTTCAAAGTTTGCGACATTATAACGGCATGTGCGTCTGAGACACTCAGGGCGGAAGCGAAGACTAAAGACATTATCATCGCCGGCAACAAAGTTCCAATCTATGGCGTAAGCGAGAAGGGAAAAGAACTGGTCCTGATGAGGTTAAAAGAAACGGGCAAAGAGCCCTGGGACGGAAAAGAGCCAGAGGTCCCGCCGTATCCGCTTATCTGA
- a CDS encoding type II toxin-antitoxin system VapC family toxin translates to MQTVVLDTNALLMPFEIKMNLDLELKGLLGDFRCVVPGPLIGELKHLDHKYAKAALQLARKYDIVQTTRSGDDAVIDVAIATNGYILTNDKKLRVAARKQQIPLIFLRSSTHLILEPAD, encoded by the coding sequence ATGCAGACCGTTGTCCTTGACACGAACGCGCTTCTGATGCCGTTCGAGATAAAAATGAATCTGGATCTGGAACTGAAAGGCCTTCTAGGAGATTTCAGATGCGTCGTACCCGGCCCTTTGATAGGCGAGCTTAAACACTTGGACCACAAATACGCAAAAGCCGCACTCCAACTTGCGAGGAAGTACGATATTGTTCAAACAACGCGATCAGGCGACGATGCGGTCATCGACGTAGCTATCGCGACAAATGGATACATCCTGACCAACGACAAGAAGCTTAGGGTCGCCGCAAGGAAGCAACAGATACCTCTGATCTTCCTTCGCTCAAGCACACATCTTATCTTAGAGCCGGCGGATTGA
- a CDS encoding translation initiation factor IF-2 subunit gamma, with translation MKVPKQPEINIGMIGHVDHGKTTLTKALSGEWTDRHSEEVKRGISIRLGYADVAFYKCPKCKGAIAYGTSPKCSNCGEKAEFHRAVSFVDAPGHETLMATMLSGAALMDGALLLVAANEKCPQPQTKEHLMALSIIGIENIIIVQNKIDIVTREQAIENYKQIKEFVKGTIAENAPIIPVSANRGVNIDMLIESIEEHIMSKVVRNMNASPLMHVARSFDINMPGTIPKDLKGGVIGGTLIQGKLRIDDEIEIAPGRKVEIAGKTSYEKITAKVTSLQAGGKSVKEVVPGGLIAIGTALDPSITKSDGLTGRVVGIPGRLPPVVHDFKMKTTLLDRVVGSSSDLMVEEIKSNEPLMLSVGTATTVGVVKSARTGSAEVVLKIPVCILPAQRVAISRRISNKWRLIGYGIIEQ, from the coding sequence ATGAAAGTTCCCAAGCAACCCGAGATCAACATCGGGATGATAGGCCACGTTGACCATGGGAAGACGACGCTTACCAAAGCGCTGTCCGGAGAGTGGACGGATCGTCACTCGGAAGAGGTCAAAAGAGGTATATCTATCAGGCTGGGATATGCGGATGTCGCGTTTTACAAATGTCCTAAATGCAAAGGTGCGATCGCTTACGGGACATCCCCTAAATGTTCCAATTGCGGGGAGAAGGCAGAGTTCCACAGAGCGGTATCGTTCGTCGATGCGCCGGGGCACGAGACCCTTATGGCAACGATGCTGTCGGGCGCCGCTTTAATGGACGGTGCGTTGCTTCTCGTCGCGGCGAACGAGAAATGTCCTCAACCGCAGACGAAAGAGCACCTTATGGCCCTTTCGATAATCGGCATAGAGAACATAATCATAGTTCAGAACAAGATCGACATTGTCACAAGGGAACAGGCTATCGAGAACTACAAACAAATAAAAGAATTCGTCAAAGGGACGATAGCAGAGAATGCGCCCATCATACCAGTATCTGCGAACAGGGGCGTGAACATTGACATGCTCATCGAGAGCATAGAAGAACACATAATGTCAAAGGTCGTCAGAAACATGAACGCTTCGCCGCTGATGCACGTTGCAAGGTCCTTTGACATCAATATGCCGGGAACGATCCCCAAGGATCTCAAAGGAGGGGTCATAGGAGGAACGCTCATACAGGGCAAGCTGAGGATAGATGACGAGATCGAGATAGCCCCCGGAAGAAAGGTGGAGATCGCAGGGAAGACATCCTACGAGAAGATCACGGCAAAGGTCACGTCGCTGCAGGCAGGGGGGAAGAGCGTCAAAGAGGTGGTTCCAGGCGGGCTCATAGCAATAGGAACGGCACTCGATCCATCAATAACCAAATCAGACGGGCTTACCGGAAGGGTGGTCGGAATACCGGGGCGGTTGCCTCCCGTGGTCCATGATTTCAAAATGAAGACCACGCTTTTAGATCGTGTCGTAGGCTCATCATCCGACCTTATGGTCGAAGAGATCAAGAGCAACGAGCCCCTCATGCTCAGCGTAGGGACGGCAACAACGGTGGGCGTGGTCAAGAGCGCAAGGACGGGCTCGGCGGAAGTCGTACTCAAGATACCCGTGTGCATCCTTCCCGCACAGAGGGTAGCGATATCCAGAAGGATCTCCAACAAGTGGAGGCTCATCGGGTACGGGATAATAGAGCAGTGA
- a CDS encoding 30S ribosomal protein S6e, translating to MVEFKTIVNDVKTGKSYNVKVSGHHANSLNGKNIGEIVDGIFVGLPGYKLKITGGSDKNGTPMRSDLPGPKRKKLLLSDGLGFKERYPGERKRVGVRGSTISSEIVQINMAIAEYGPKAIEELLPPAPAEGAKAEKH from the coding sequence ATGGTAGAATTCAAAACCATCGTAAACGATGTGAAGACCGGAAAATCATACAATGTGAAGGTCTCAGGCCACCACGCGAACTCTCTGAATGGTAAAAACATCGGAGAGATCGTAGATGGGATTTTCGTAGGTCTCCCCGGATACAAGCTGAAGATAACAGGCGGAAGCGACAAAAACGGTACCCCGATGAGGTCAGACCTCCCCGGACCAAAGAGAAAGAAACTCCTTCTCTCAGACGGACTCGGTTTCAAAGAGAGATATCCGGGCGAGAGGAAGAGGGTCGGAGTCCGCGGATCCACAATATCAAGCGAGATCGTTCAGATAAACATGGCGATCGCCGAATACGGACCTAAGGCCATAGAAGAGCTTTTGCCTCCCGCACCAGCAGAAGGGGCTAAAGCGGAGAAGCACTGA